The following proteins are co-located in the Hydrogenispora ethanolica genome:
- the murI gene encoding glutamate racemase, with amino-acid sequence MSSSAPIGVFDSGVGGLSILREIRTLLPHEDLIYLADSGHCPYGTKPPEEIRRRTLEVSRVLAAEGVKAIVVACNAACTAGLEAIRAAHPGLPVVGVEPALKPAHGRSRNGRIGVLATQLTLRGSRFSGLMERYGDGVQVFTQAAPGLVELVESGQTATSAAETMLRSYLEPLLEQGIDTLVLGCTHYPFLRPLIQKLAGPELLVLDTGAAVARQTERVLTERGLMNEDKAPGRDRFYTSGDLRQVAPVIRQLWGDPQLAVLQVPES; translated from the coding sequence ATGTCCAGTTCCGCTCCGATCGGAGTGTTTGATTCCGGGGTCGGCGGCCTTTCGATTTTGCGAGAGATCCGCACGCTGTTGCCGCATGAGGACCTGATATATCTGGCCGATTCCGGCCATTGCCCGTATGGGACCAAGCCGCCGGAGGAGATTCGCCGGCGAACCCTGGAAGTCTCCCGCGTTCTGGCGGCCGAGGGAGTCAAGGCGATCGTAGTCGCTTGTAATGCGGCCTGCACCGCCGGATTAGAAGCGATCCGCGCGGCTCATCCCGGGCTGCCCGTGGTCGGAGTGGAGCCGGCGCTCAAGCCGGCGCACGGCCGGAGCCGCAATGGTAGGATCGGCGTCCTGGCCACTCAACTGACCCTTCGCGGCAGCCGGTTCTCCGGGCTGATGGAACGGTACGGCGACGGGGTCCAAGTATTCACGCAAGCGGCGCCGGGCCTGGTGGAGCTGGTGGAGTCGGGCCAGACCGCGACGTCCGCCGCCGAGACCATGCTCCGCAGCTACCTGGAGCCCTTATTGGAACAGGGCATCGATACGCTGGTGCTCGGCTGCACCCACTATCCGTTTCTCCGGCCGCTCATTCAAAAGCTGGCTGGACCGGAACTGCTGGTCCTCGACACCGGGGCGGCGGTGGCCCGGCAGACGGAACGGGTGCTGACCGAACGCGGCCTCATGAATGAAGACAAAGCTCCCGGCCGAGACCGTTTTTACACCAGCGGCGACCTCCGGCAGGTCGCGCCGGTCATCCGCCAGCTTTGGGGTGATCCGCAACTGGCGGTGCTTCAAGTTCCCGAGTCCTGA
- a CDS encoding argininosuccinate lyase: MFIMKQAVFIVGLVLLLIGGLALPAFAGAQDFVLVNRTGVDLYGVYISPSDRDDWEENVLHYVLEDGDSIRITFSNYREAYWDLMVKDRYGNSVYWRGLDLSRISRVILHANAGQIWAEYE; the protein is encoded by the coding sequence ATGTTCATCATGAAGCAGGCGGTATTCATTGTCGGCCTGGTGCTGTTGTTAATCGGCGGGCTGGCGCTGCCGGCGTTCGCCGGCGCTCAGGATTTCGTGCTGGTCAACCGGACCGGGGTCGATCTGTACGGGGTGTATATTTCGCCGTCCGACCGGGATGATTGGGAGGAAAACGTGCTGCACTACGTGTTGGAAGACGGCGACAGCATCCGGATCACCTTCTCAAACTACCGGGAGGCCTATTGGGATCTGATGGTGAAGGATCGTTACGGCAACAGCGTCTATTGGCGCGGCTTAGATCTCAGCCGGATTTCACGGGTGATTTTACACGCCAATGCCGGCCAGATCTGGGCGGAATATGAATGA